A genomic stretch from Numida meleagris isolate 19003 breed g44 Domestic line chromosome 2, NumMel1.0, whole genome shotgun sequence includes:
- the CCR9 gene encoding C-C chemokine receptor type 9, with amino-acid sequence MRENWVQMALASTVPHSGKTSLDYYRNDSAGLSVIGNPANDTELACDRRQVWQFARAFLPVFFWLIFFVGTVGNALVVLIYCKYRFRRSMMDRYLLHLAVADLLLLFTLPFWATAASSGWIFRNFMCKVVNSMYKINFYGCILFLTCISFDRYITIVQTTKAKSSKQRRILRSKLVCLAVWLASVSLCLPEIMYSQSKQIGAVMVCKMMYPPNVGRAFRVAVLALKVTIGFFLPLLVMIICYTLIIHTLLQAKRCQKQKSLKIITMIITAFLLSQFPYNIVLLIKTINMYTGAVYSCQAINGLDIGLQVTQSIAFLHSCLNPFLYVFAGERFRVALARMVRSTGRYWPGGQEQCSSLGDSMEHSSNWSFAMLGRRRVRNSLTLSTHLTSSVVPASCQVLV; translated from the exons ATGAGGGAAAATTGGGTACAGATGGCACTTGCAAGCACA GTCCCCCACTCTGGCAAGACCAGCCTGGATTACTACAGGAATGACAGCGCAGGGCTGTCTGTCATTGGGAACCCCGCCAATGACACAGAGCTCGCGTGTGACAGGAGGCAGGTCTGGCAGTTTGCTCGAGCCTTCTTGCCTGTGTTTTTCTGGCTCATCTTCTTTGTGGGCACGGTGGGAAATGCCTTGGTCGTTCTTATCTACTGCAAATACCGCTTCAGGAGGAGCATGATGGACCGCTACCTGCTGCACTTGGCTGTTGCAGATCTGCTCCTCCTTTTCACCCTCCCTTTCTGGGCCACGGCTGCCTCCAGTGGATGGATCTTTAGAAATTTCATGTGCAAAGTTGTCAATAGCATGTATAAGATCAACTTCTACGgctgcattttgtttctaaCATGCATCAGTTTTGACAGGTACATCACCATTGTTCAAACAACAAAAGCTAAATCTTCCAAGCAAAGGCGGATCCTGCGCAGCAAACTAGTGTGCTTGGCTGTCTGGCTGGCATCTGTCAGCCTGTGCCTCCCTGAGATCATGTACAGCCAGAGCAAGCAGATCGGTGCGGTGATGGTGTGCAAAATGATGTACCCGCCCAACGTTGGCAGGGCCTTCAGAGTTGCTGTCCTGGCTCTGAAAGTCACTATAGGCTTCTTCCTCCCGCTCCTGGTCATGATCATTTGCTACACCCTGATCATCCACACCCTCCTCCAAGCCAAAAGATGCCAAAAGCAGAAGTCATTAAAGATCATCACCATGATCATCActgcctttctcctctctcagTTCCCATACAACATTGTTTTGCTGATCAAGACCATCAACATGTACACCGGGGCGGTGTACAGCTGCCAGGCCATCAATGGGCTGGACATTGGGCTGCAGGTCACCCAGAGCATTGCCTTCCTCCACAGCTGCCTCAACCCCTTCCTCTACGTCTTTGCTGGGGAGCGCTTCCGGGTGGCGCTGGCCAGGATGGTGCGGAGCACTGGCCGCTACTGGCCTGGGGGCCAAGAGCAGTGCTCCTCCTTGGGTGACAGCATGGAGCACAGCTCCAACTGGTCCTTTGCCATGCTGGGGCGGCGGCGGGTGAGGAACTCACTCACCCTCAGCACCCACTTGACCTCCTCTGTTGTTCCTGCCTCATGCCAAGTCCTTGTGTAA